TTACGGGAATTTTGAAAACTTGTTCTGTCTGTAATTAGTTGTGTGTGGATCACATCGTTCGGTAGCGTTCAGCAGTTTATTTTTGGTAGGTTTGTCtccaacagcaagaaaaaggCACTAGGGAGATCAGACCAACACTGAAACTTCTTGTGTTTTGAAGGAGAAAGATGACTCTGGTGTGCGATTCCAGCCTCTGCTAAGACCTTTTGGTCGTGCTGATCTGCTTTGACCCAAGGTGCCACATGAGGGCTGCCGGGGCTCCCCATGGAGAGGCAGGTCAGGGCCTGGCAGCTAGAGCCCATCCCACCATCCCAGACAGGAGCAGGGCAAGCCCAGGGGCAGCCTCAGCCACAGGCACTGGGAACCTCTGTGGGGTATGACTGGGCCGTGGGCCTGGTTCTGTAGGGCTCAGGGCATGGGTCTGCGGAGCTGGAGTCGGGCCTTGCTGTGGCAATGCTGAGGTGGGGACTGATGGTGCCGGGGGGGAAATGGGGTCCTGGCCTGGGGAGGAGCCCCAGGTGGGCTGTTCAGGAGGAGTGAGGCCCTACATACTGCATCTCCAGGAGGACTTTGTGTCCAGTTGAGAGGGGCTTGTTTGGCAGTGTTTCTGCTGATGTGATAGGGTGCGtaacatcatagaatcatttaggttgcaAGAAaactttaagatcatcaagtccaaccattaacctagcactggcaagtccacctctaaactaGGTCCTTTAGTGCCACATCTATACCTcctttaaatacctccagggatggcagcctgttccagtaacGTGgtaaccctttctgtgaagaaatttctttCGGCTTCACCTTAGCACAGAGTAAAATGAAAGCTGTGTGTGTAACCTGCGTGTATGAGGTAGGGATGAAGATGCCTCTGATCATCTGACTGGAGGAAGGCTTGGAGAACTGGAGATTCCTTTGTTTGACATGCTAAGTTACTCTAATAATACTGAGCTGGAAGTTCACATAGTGTGTGTGGTCTGACTGACCTTTTCAGTTGTGGTTGTGCATATACATATTCTTAACTTCTAGAAGCTCTGCTGACTCACTCTCAAAATACAACGTATGGGTagtcaaaccacagaaactCAATTTTGAGGTCAGTGCCTTGGGCTTCACAATTAATTTTGTAGTTTGAAGCTTTAAAACCAAACTTAATGATTTGTACTACTTTGACGGCTGCCAAATTCTGTGATGACTGTTGTTCAACAAGCACAATTAtcttttggtttggatttttaaaaCCCTAGAAATTTAATGCAACTGATGTCTCTGATCTTCTCATACATTTATGAGTGTACAGGAGGATGTTGAAGACAATTGGAGACTTCACCTTGGGTCTTTAATACTGTGGCTTTGAGAATCCCTTTTGCCCAATGTTTTGGAAGCTTTCTGCTCATAAGGAAAATGAGAATACCTCTTCTACATAACAAGCATTAAAGccatatattttaataagaGGCTGTAAATGTAAATTAGTCAGACAATGGCATTTTAATAATCTGTTTGGCGAGGTTAGCATCGCATTAATAAGACTATTTTAGAAGTCACATTATCTGTGGGTAATGTGGTCTCAAGAGACTGGTTGTATGTTGGAGGGCTTGTGGGATTTATGGATTTGTTTCATGGTGGTTGTGTCTggttgttttgaggtttttttccacacttcctcttctccttttgaGTTAGTGGATTTGGTAACTCTTCCCTTACTCCACCTCCATTCCCTTCTAAATTTTCTTATTGTGTTATTCAAAAATGTAAAGGATTATGGAATGTGTTGCCTTAAATAGTCATGATGGAAATCTTGTGCAAATCTTACTTTGTCTCCTTTGCTTGGGGGGTGTGTGTTGCCAGTGTATTAACATCTACACTTGAAAATGTTCTTTGCTGGTGGGTAGGTGGGTCTCAGTTCCATATCCCATGCTGAcaaaaagagagacagacacaCATTGTGTTTCAGTGTCTTTTGATATATGAGTTCAAACTagcagtttgtttttcttcacccTTTGTGCAATGCctgaattttaaagaaaaatgtggaaatgGCAGAGCTGAATTCCTTACAAAATGCTTCATCCTGCTTACAGTGTGATGCATGGTGAAAACGTCCAATTGAAGTCCTTTCAGCTGCAACTGATATTTGTTCCTCATAGCTGCAGCAAGATTAACCTCTTTTCTGACTTGGTGCTGCCTTTGTGATATAGACCCTCCTGAGATTTAAGCTGGAACCCATTAGAAAGTCTCCATCAGTTTTTGTAATCAGCAGCTGTTCATGATCTCTTCAACTCTTCCTTCTGATTTGTAGCAGAAGCATACTGCTGGTTTAAGACTGCCTAGACAGCAACCAGTGTTCTTGAGGATACCCTCTCCAACCACCAGTGTATTGTGACTGCTAGAGATGCggttgttggtggtttttacTTCCTGAAGCTGCCAGGATTATCTTGATTCAGAAGCTCAGGTTTGCACTCTCTTCTAGTTACCTATTTCGTAAGCTGGCGTGAAGTTTCcaaaaaagagctgaaaacGTTTTGCGGTGATGTTTCTAAAGGGTCTGAagttggggcgggggggggggggggggaaggaggagcctgaggggggaaGAGCGCgatgtgtgtctgtgttgtttttcctctgttctaCACAATGGAGCTTTGAGAGAACCTCTCTTAAAAGGCACAGCTACAGCCTTTGTGTGAAGGGTGTGTCTGCTGGCAGGGTTTGCTGATGCAGACAGGCTGGCTGGTGATTAACAAAGGTCATTAGACTTTGGAATCTGGCAGGGGAGTGGGGTTGTGTGTCTTCTGCACCAAGCAGGAGGGCTCCCCAGGGACACGGCAGGCTGGAGTCCCCCTGCCTGTCACCCCCCCTCCACTGCTGGGAGGCTCAGCTGTGTGTTGCCTTTGCCTGTAGGACAGCTTGGACCAGTGTCTTGATActgtaatgctttgtttctGGATTGAACTGTCACATTTGTCATCAGTGGGACAGGGGAACCAAGCCTCAGAGATGTTTGCAGACGATCTGCTCAGAGAGGGAAGGTGCTGCTTGGGCAGTGCAGAGGGACAGCAGCTACATGACTTGTGGGGCAAGTCatgcaggagaaggggagaTACGTTCTGGGCATGCTGATTTTTCAAGTATCAcccaaggaggaggaggaggaaaaaagggggaagaaaagaaaaagcctggcGTGCTTGAGATGCAGCTAAGTGAGGCCATGTTGTGCACAGGCAAGAAGCTCAGAGCCTGAGTGCAATAGTTGTCTGAGCTAAAATGGCTGCTCCCAAAGCTCAGAGGACTAGGGCAGCTTAGTGAGTCTTAAAGCTTCAGTGACGCAGGGGCTCATATCTCTTGAAAGTGTGATAAACAcattcagcagagctgtggcttGTTTGGCTGAGATGAAAGGACTAAGCTTGGGGGATGGGTAGTGAAAACTGGATGATCTGCTTTTCTGTGAAGTGCTCTAAATGCAGGAGTCGTCTGCTCCATGGAAAAATTCGTTTTCAGGTCTAATGGACTGTGCTAAAGGAGACGCGGGGTGGGGCTTCTCTCGCTGCTGTAATTTGATCCAAAGCAGATAGCAACCTCTTCCACACAATTTGGTCTGGTGCTTGCACATAAAAGCTTGAGTACCTCGATTATTTTAACTTTGTTAGCTGAAAAGAAGCTGGTGCagccttcattttctttagtgGTGGTGggaatgaggagaaaaaaaggagacagtGTAGCCTGCAAAGTAATGTAGGTAAATATGGAGAGAGCCTGCTCATACTGTCCAGAATTGAACTTGCTAGAAGTTTATTTTACCAGGCTATCAAAAGAAGCATTCTTTCATATAAAATCCTGATGCAGTACCATCTCTTGTTTCTGCACCCTAATGTTTTGGAGCTTTCTCTGCTCTGTGGAAGTAGCTTCATACTCTGCATACGATAAACGTGGAATTTTCAGTGTGTTGGGCTGCCCTTGTGTCTAGGACCTCTAAAACACCCAGTTTATTATCCTTTCCCAGTGCAGCACATGGAAGCTTAAAGAAGTAATTCTTCTGTTAACCTATGAAGGTTGCTCTTGTGCCTAAGTACTGCACAGGGTAGGCAGGTCTAAGGCTTTTGTCTTGCTTGTGCTTTGTGTGTCCTCTCCTTCATGGCAGTGCAGGAACGTACAACTCTGTTGCAGGATTAATTGGTCACAAACTGAACCACCATGCTTCATGTTACCGTATCTTATTTTGGTTTATACTTCAACAGTTTTTGGATAAATCAAGGAAGCCACAAGTCTTTTTTAACAACTGTTACCATTGTGCTTTTGCAGTATCCCTATTCCCGCTGCAGTTCCTCTTTTCCTCCAGCCCTTTCCATTCTCCAGACTAATGCACAAAGGTAGTGTCCCCAGAACAGGCTAAAATGAAACTGTAAACATTCTAACAAATAATGGAAATGCCCATAGAAAGCTTGTTGGAAGTAGGGCAGAGTGAAGCATTCTACCTTGGGCTCATGCAGCTGCATCTCATCTTGAAGTTATGTCTAGGTTTTCCAACAGCATCAAGACTGATAGGATGTTAAGAAGAAAGGCAAATTTCTTCCTGATCTATGGTAGTGAAACAAGCAGGATTTGGCAGCTTCCAAGAATGTTAGAGTGGGTCTCTTAAGGGCAGAAGCTGCTGTCTTCTGGTTGTAAATTTCAGTGCATGACTGGGAGTGATATACTGTAGCATATGGGTTGTGGTATTTGAAGAAGACAAACTTCTGAACAACAGCCTTATCCTGTGCAATGGAAGTGCCAAGAGGACAAAGTCCTTTCAATCAGTACTTGTCAGAAAGTTGACTGTTAGTAGTATTGAGTCAGCAACTTGTGAGCTACCTAGACTTTTTGTGAATCTGAATTGATGCCTTTTAATATGGTAAGCAAAGACTGAGTTTTACACTGCAGTATTTGTGGAACCTGTAGAAATTATTAACTCATCGTAAACCTGATATTGCCTATTTTCAGGATTTGCTACAATGGCTTTGCTCTGAAACAtatctcctcttcttcccctgtTTTCTTGCAGGATTTTCTAATGTAAATGATCATTCCTGAACCATGGAGGTGCTGCAGTGTGATGGCTGTGATTTTCGAGCTCCATCTTATGAAGATCTTAAAGCTCACATTCAAGATGTTCACACTGCTTTTCTGCAGCCAACTGATGTCTCTGAGGAAAGTCCTAGCCAGCCAAGGTCTGGTTCCATGAATGCTAGCAACCAGACTGAGGTTGAGTTTTCTTCTGTAAAGGATGAATTTACAATTGCAGATGAAATAGCAGGTAAATCCCAACTCTAAGATTGAACTCAACTCTTAACTCTCTATTTTACATGTGGCTTATTTcagcttgttttggtttgtacttttaatgtgatttttaaaacttgcaTTCTCTTTATTACTATGTCAACAAAGCAGATGTCTGGCTTCAGCCATATTGATTCTGACCACAGCTTTTTCTGTAAATGCAAACATGGAGGATGATTTTATTTCCCAGCTGCTTTTCATGTATTTCTTCATATTGCTTTTtgattttcagattttcatGGTTGTTCTTCACTACCATGAACCACCTCAAAATTTTCAACTTTCCTAGTATACTAGCTTTCGTTTTTCCCCAAGAAGATTATTTTGGAAATTGTCTATCCCAAACTGTACACCACAGTCACATATATGTAGACACTATGCATAATAGCCATTTTTCTGACCACTGTCAGATATCTAGATCTTACCATAAGCAAGTAAGGGATTCCTGGTGTGATTATTGTATATTCAGGATGTGGTTGCATTCTTATGCATACCGGGTGGTTGGAGAAAAAGCctctttatttgattttatttatttacatatacaCCTTAATTCTCATTTTAGGGCAAAATGCAACAAGTCAGATGGGGACTGGAAGTTACTATAGCCAGAGCCAGACTTTCTATGGTCAGCACATGGCTCCAAATCCTAAACCAGCCAACAAGTTTTTCCAGTGCAAGTTCTGTGTGCGCTACTTCCGTTCTAAAAACCTCCTCATAGAGCACACACGCAAGGTTCATGGAGCACAGGCTGGGGGAAGTTCAGTGGGCCCACCAGCTGCTAGTTCCCTAAGTTACAACATCATGATGCATGAAGGGTTTGGCAAAGTTTTCAGTTGCCAATTCTGCACCTACAAGTCACCCAGGCGTGCAAGGATTATTAAGCACCAGAAAATGTATCACAAGAACAACCTGAAAGAGAGTTCAACTCCTCCAgctgctactgctgctgctaTGTCTGAATCAGCATCTGCCTCTGTGCCAGTGCAGGAACCGTGCAAGGAGCTGCCTGCTGAGGTGGTGGAGCGGAGCATTTTGGAATCCATGGTCAAGCCTCTCACAAAGTCTAGGGGCAACTTTTGCTGTGAATGGTGCAGCTACCAGACACCTCGAAGGGAGCGCTGGTGTGACCACATGATGAAGAAGCACCGCAGTATGGTAAAAATACTGTCAAGCCTGAGACAGCAGCAAGATGGAACTGGTGCACCTGATGTACAGAGTAAGAGTGCCCAGAATACCTCTCCAAACTCTAATTATATCTCCATGAATACAACAGGACGTGAGATGTCAAATGCTAATGTCTCAAACTTCAGGAGCTCTATGAGCAATTCTCTTATCAGGCCCAACTCTTCTACATCTTCCaagttttcttctgtgtcttaCCCTCAAATGAAGCCTAAGTCACCTCATAACTCAGGCATGGTTAATTTGTCTGACAGATCCCGCTATGGAATTGCTGATATGACGAATTCTTCTGCTGACCTGGAAACAAGCAGTATGCTAAATGACTCCAGCTCAGATGAAGAGCTAAATGAAATGGACAGCGAGAATGGCTTGAACTCCATGGATCACCAGACCTcaggaatgtctgcagagcagctgatgGGATCTGATGGCAACAAACTATTGGAAACAAAGGGGATTCCCTTTAGAAGATATATGAACAGGTTCCAGTGTCCTTTTTGCCCTTTCCTGACGATGCACCGCCGAAGCATTTCCCGTCACATTGAGAACATCCACCTGTCTGGGAAGACCGCTGTGTACAAGTGTGATGAATGCCCTTTCACCTGCAAGAGTTCGTTAAAGCTTGGTGCCCACAAGCAGTGTCACACAGGAACAGCATCAGAATGGGACACTATGAACTCTCAGACTGAAAGCATCGCATCTTCTTTGAATGACAGCACAGTGTCTTATGAGAGTGGAAATATAAATGGCAGGAAGTCAGGTGGGATGATGGAACCAGTGCAGcctcagcagcaacagcaacagTCACCCCAGCCCCATTCACAACATCCCTACAAGTGCACTATGTGCAACTATTCCACCACAACTTTGAAAGGCCTCAGAGTTCATCAGCAGCACAAGCATTCATTCTGTGACAACTTGCCAAAATATGATGGACCACCATCAAATGCACCACAAGAGAGTGAGGCCGATGCTCACCCTTCTGCCAGCACAGTGAAGAAGAGCCAGACCTCCATTCTTGGGCTCTCatctaaaaataactttattgcAAAGGCCCCTCGGAAGGTGTCAAATGACTTCCCCTTAGATCTCTCTCCAGTGAAAAAGAGAACTAGAATTGATGAAATAGCGAGCAACCTGCAGAGCAAaatcaaccaaaacaaacagcaagaagATGCTGTGATTAATGTAGAGGAtgatgaggaagaagaggaggacaATGAGGTGGAGATAGAAGTAGAGTTAGACAGAGAAGAGGAGCAAACAGAACCAATGATAGAGGTTTCCAGTTCTTATGCACCCCAGCAAATGTGGGGCAGAGAGGCTAGTGATTCCCAGAAGGAAACAAACTTCAGAAGCATGCAGCATGACTACAATTCCTCCAATGGAGCAGAAATTGAGCTCACCTTATCTGAAGATGAGGAAGACTATTATTCTTCTGTGAGCATGAAGGATCACCAGAGCCCTAATGCTTCAGTTCTGGGGAGCCAGTCAAACATGTATGGCACTGATCAGAACAATGAGAATTCAGAGTTTAATGACTCAGGCAGGCTTTACTATTGTAAACACTGTGatttcagcaacaaatctgCCAGGAGTGTTAGCACCCACTACCAGCGAATGCATCCCTATATTAAATTCAGCTTTAGGTATATCCTGGATCCAAATGATCACAGTGCAGTGTACCGGTGTCTTGAGTGCTACATTGACTACACAAACTTTGAGGACCTGCAACAGCATTATGGAGAGCATCATCCTGAAGCTATGAATGTACTGAACTTTGATCATTCTGATCTGATCTACCGCTGTCGCTTCTGCTCTTATACAAGCCCAAATGTTAGAAGTCTGATGCCACATTACCAAAGAATGCATCCCACAGTGAAAATTAACAATGCAATGATATTTTCAAGCTACGTTGTTGAGCAGCAAGAAGGGCTAAACACAGAATCTCAGACACTGAGAGAGATCTTGAATTCTGCTCCAAAAACTATGGCAACCTCCACCCCCATGGCTCGCGGGGCTGGTGTGCCAGCTGGTTTCAATAAAAGTGCCGCCAAGAGTTTTAGTCCTGAATGTGAAAATCAGAAGGAACCTTCAGTCAATAGTGTGGTTGTTTATGACTGTGACGTGTGTTCATTTGCGAGCCCTAACATGCATTCAGTCCTGGTGCATTATCAGAAAAAGCACCCTGAAGAAAAAGCATCATATTTCAGAATTCAGAAGACTATGCGTGTAGTCTCTGTTGACaggggctctgccctggctcagATGTCTTTTGAGTTGGGGATGCCTGTCTCCCCAAAATTGTCCAACTTGGCTTCTCAACCTCCACCtcccccaccaccacccccagaCCTTGCTTCTGAACTCTATTATTGCAAACACTGTTCATACAGCAACCGCTCAGTTGTGGGAGTGCTTGTCCACTACCAGAAAAGGCACCCAGAAATAAAGGTCACTGCCAAATATATCAGACAGGCAccccccactgcagcaatgGTGAGAGCTGGTGAGTTGTCATCTGGTATTCAGAGGCCACCAGTATCAATGCAGCAGTTGAGCCGGGGTGGATCTGAGACCTCTGTGAATCCTCCCGAGAATGAAATGTTCTTTTGCCAACACTGTGATTATGGAAATCGGACCGTGAAAGGCGTGCTCATTCATTACCAAAAGAAGCATCGTGACTTCAAAGCTAATGCAGATGTGATTAGGCAGCATACAGCCACCATTAGAAGCCTTTGCGATCGCAGCCAGAAGAAATCAACTGGCAGCGTGCCTGCTCACACCTCCAGCACTGAACGGGACAAGTCAAAGCTGAGAGCCCTTAAATGCAGGCAGTGTAGCTACACATCACCTTACTTCTATGCACTGAGGAAGCATATTAAGAAAGATCACCCGAGTCTGAAGGCAACGGTCACATCCATTCTGAGATGGGCATTTTTGGATGGCTTGATAGAAGCTGGTTATCACTGTGAATGGTGCATTTATTCACACACTGAGCCAAGTGGTTTGCTTGTGCATTACCAAAGGAGACATCCTGAACATTATGTTGACTACACATATATGGCAACTAAACTCTGGGCGGGTCCTGATCCCTCCCCTCCTGCTCTAGTGATGCCAACAGAGATGAAGAGCTATAAATGCAGAGACTGCATTTTTGAAGCATCTTCCATTTGGGATATTACTAATCACTACCAAGCATTTCACCCTTGGGCCATGAATGGAGATGAATCTGTATTGTTAGATATCATTAAGGAGAAAGATGCTGCTGAGAAATCCATCCCACAGGTTGATGAAGCTGCGGCCAGGATGGATTCTGAAGACCAGATAACAACATCACAGCTGGATCAGGATGCAGAGTGTGCAGAGGATCCCAGCCTTTCCCAGGAAAAAACTGTCCAGCTGGCTTCTGCAAACCCTGCTATCTCTTCCACTCCATATCAGTGTACAGTTTGCCAGTCTGAGTACAACAACTTACATGGTCTTCTGACACATTATGGCAAAAAGCATCCTGGCATGAAAGTGAAAGCTGCGGACTTTGCTCAGGATATAGACATTAACCCAGGGGCTGTATACAAGTGCAGACATTGCCCATACATTAATACACGTATTCATGGTGTTCTCACACACTACCAGAAACGGCACCCATCAGTAAAGGTCACTGCTGAGGACTTTGTGCATGATGTGGAACAGTCAAATGACA
The Columba livia isolate bColLiv1 breed racing homer chromosome Z, bColLiv1.pat.W.v2, whole genome shotgun sequence genome window above contains:
- the ZNF462 gene encoding zinc finger protein 462 isoform X2 yields the protein MEVLQCDGCDFRAPSYEDLKAHIQDVHTAFLQPTDVSEESPSQPRSGSMNASNQTEVEFSSVKDEFTIADEIAGQNATSQMGTGSYYSQSQTFYGQHMAPNPKPANKFFQCKFCVRYFRSKNLLIEHTRKVHGAQAGGSSVGPPAASSLSYNIMMHEGFGKVFSCQFCTYKSPRRARIIKHQKMYHKNNLKESSTPPAATAAAMSESASASVPVQEPCKELPAEVVERSILESMVKPLTKSRGNFCCEWCSYQTPRRERWCDHMMKKHRSMVKILSSLRQQQDGTGAPDVQSKSAQNTSPNSNYISMNTTGREMSNANVSNFRSSMSNSLIRPNSSTSSKFSSVSYPQMKPKSPHNSGMVNLSDRSRYGIADMTNSSADLETSSMLNDSSSDEELNEMDSENGLNSMDHQTSGMSAEQLMGSDGNKLLETKGIPFRRYMNRFQCPFCPFLTMHRRSISRHIENIHLSGKTAVYKCDECPFTCKSSLKLGAHKQCHTGTASEWDTMNSQTESIASSLNDSTVSYESGNINGRKSGGMMEPVQPQQQQQQSPQPHSQHPYKCTMCNYSTTTLKGLRVHQQHKHSFCDNLPKYDGPPSNAPQESEADAHPSASTVKKSQTSILGLSSKNNFIAKAPRKVSNDFPLDLSPVKKRTRIDEIASNLQSKINQNKQQEDAVINVEDDEEEEEDNEVEIEVELDREEEQTEPMIEVSSSYAPQQMWGREASDSQKETNFRSMQHDYNSSNGAEIELTLSEDEEDYYSSVSMKDHQSPNASVLGSQSNMYGTDQNNENSEFNDSGRLYYCKHCDFSNKSARSVSTHYQRMHPYIKFSFRYILDPNDHSAVYRCLECYIDYTNFEDLQQHYGEHHPEAMNVLNFDHSDLIYRCRFCSYTSPNVRSLMPHYQRMHPTVKINNAMIFSSYVVEQQEGLNTESQTLREILNSAPKTMATSTPMARGAGVPAGFNKSAAKSFSPECENQKEPSVNSVVVYDCDVCSFASPNMHSVLVHYQKKHPEEKASYFRIQKTMRVVSVDRGSALAQMSFELGMPVSPKLSNLASQPPPPPPPPPDLASELYYCKHCSYSNRSVVGVLVHYQKRHPEIKVTAKYIRQAPPTAAMVRAGELSSGIQRPPVSMQQLSRGGSETSVNPPENEMFFCQHCDYGNRTVKGVLIHYQKKHRDFKANADVIRQHTATIRSLCDRSQKKSTGSVPAHTSSTERDKSKLRALKCRQCSYTSPYFYALRKHIKKDHPSLKATVTSILRWAFLDGLIEAGYHCEWCIYSHTEPSGLLVHYQRRHPEHYVDYTYMATKLWAGPDPSPPALVMPTEMKSYKCRDCIFEASSIWDITNHYQAFHPWAMNGDESVLLDIIKEKDAAEKSIPQVDEAAARMDSEDQITTSQLDQDAECAEDPSLSQEKTVQLASANPAISSTPYQCTVCQSEYNNLHGLLTHYGKKHPGMKVKAADFAQDIDINPGAVYKCRHCPYINTRIHGVLTHYQKRHPSVKVTAEDFVHDVEQSNDIAQNDVEETSRIFKQGFGAYRCKLCPYTHGTLEKLKIHYEKYHNQPEFDVFAQSPPKVSTSVEPDMVTEIKTSPEIAAEDVGELSVPAPHFSSSHLVSHTVFRCQLCKYFCSTRKGIARHYRIKHNNVRAQPEGKNNLFKCALCSYTNPIRKGLAAHYQKRHDIDAYYTHCLAASRTVSDKPNKVIIPSPPKDDTPQLSEELRRAVEKKKCSLCSFQSFSKKGIVSHYMKRHPGVFPKKQHASKLGGYFTAVYADEHEKPAPAEERNDFEKPEVETEAQEIEWLPFRCIKCFKLSFSTAELLCMHYTDHHSKDLKRDFTILGSGTRSQNPVYQCKHCDMKLHSTAELTAHLNGHNEEFQKRAKRQERRKQLMSKQKYADGAFADFKQERAFGHLEDVSKLKERKVVGYKCKFCVEVHPTLRAICNHLRKHVQYGNVSSVSATVKGLRSHERSHLALAMFTREDKYSCQYCSFVSAFRHNLDRHMQTHHGHHKPFRCKLCPFKSSYNSRLKTHILKAHAGEHAYKCSSCSFSTMTISQLKEHSLKVHGKALTLPRPRIVNLAASHAHHTSKNHTPAEEVEDSNDSSYSEPPDVQQQLNHYQSAALARNNNNISPIPLSGSAAGVEKTEAILNCEFCEFSSGYIQSIRRHYRDKHGGKKLFKCKDCSFYTGFKSAFTMHVEAGHSAVPEEGPKDLRCPLCLYHTKYKRNMIDHIVLHREERVVPIEVCRSKLSKYLQGVVFRCDKCTFTCSSDESLQQHIEKHNELKPYKCQLCYYETKHTEELDTHLRDEHKVSRNFELVGRVNLDQLEQMKGKTESSSSDEEEKEEELSPQTEERDSMMFHDSGAPEKRFPCEFCGRSFTEGSEWERHVLRHGMALNESKHRTSENSQPKEDVEETVSTLPEEKECIEQMVVDYSHNSETAVSVVAADKPLQDNSEAKNE
- the ZNF462 gene encoding zinc finger protein 462 isoform X1, producing MEVLQCDGCDFRAPSYEDLKAHIQDVHTAFLQPTDVSEESPSQPRSGSMNASNQTEVEFSSVKDEFTIADEIAGQNATSQMGTGSYYSQSQTFYGQHMAPNPKPANKFFQCKFCVRYFRSKNLLIEHTRKVHGAQAGGSSVGPPAASSLSYNIMMHEGFGKVFSCQFCTYKSPRRARIIKHQKMYHKNNLKESSTPPAATAAAMSESASASVPVQEPCKELPAEVVERSILESMVKPLTKSRGNFCCEWCSYQTPRRERWCDHMMKKHRSMVKILSSLRQQQDGTGAPDVQSKSAQNTSPNSNYISMNTTGREMSNANVSNFRSSMSNSLIRPNSSTSSKFSSVSYPQMKPKSPHNSGMVNLSDRSRYGIADMTNSSADLETSSMLNDSSSDEELNEMDSENGLNSMDHQTSGMSAEQLMGSDGNKLLETKGIPFRRYMNRFQCPFCPFLTMHRRSISRHIENIHLSGKTAVYKCDECPFTCKSSLKLGAHKQCHTGTASEWDTMNSQTESIASSLNDSTVSYESGNINGRKSGGMMEPVQPQQQQQQSPQPHSQHPYKCTMCNYSTTTLKGLRVHQQHKHSFCDNLPKYDGPPSNAPQESEADAHPSASTVKKSQTSILGLSSKNNFIAKAPRKVSNDFPLDLSPVKKRTRIDEIASNLQSKINQNKQQEDAVINVEDDEEEEEDNEVEIEVELDREEEQTEPMIEVSSSYAPQQMWGREASDSQKETNFRSMQHDYNSSNGAEIELTLSEDEEDYYSSVSMKDHQSPNASVLGSQSNMYGTDQNNENSEFNDSGRLYYCKHCDFSNKSARSVSTHYQRMHPYIKFSFRYILDPNDHSAVYRCLECYIDYTNFEDLQQHYGEHHPEAMNVLNFDHSDLIYRCRFCSYTSPNVRSLMPHYQRMHPTVKINNAMIFSSYVVEQQEGLNTESQTLREILNSAPKTMATSTPMARGAGVPAGFNKSAAKSFSPECENQKEPSVNSVVVYDCDVCSFASPNMHSVLVHYQKKHPEEKASYFRIQKTMRVVSVDRGSALAQMSFELGMPVSPKLSNLASQPPPPPPPPPDLASELYYCKHCSYSNRSVVGVLVHYQKRHPEIKVTAKYIRQAPPTAAMVRAGELSSGIQRPPVSMQQLSRGGSETSVNPPENEMFFCQHCDYGNRTVKGVLIHYQKKHRDFKANADVIRQHTATIRSLCDRSQKKSTGSVPAHTSSTERDKSKLRALKCRQCSYTSPYFYALRKHIKKDHPSLKATVTSILRWAFLDGLIEAGYHCEWCIYSHTEPSGLLVHYQRRHPEHYVDYTYMATKLWAGPDPSPPALVMPTEMKSYKCRDCIFEASSIWDITNHYQAFHPWAMNGDESVLLDIIKEKDAAEKSIPQVDEAAARMDSEDQITTSQLDQDAECAEDPSLSQEKTVQLASANPAISSTPYQCTVCQSEYNNLHGLLTHYGKKHPGMKVKAADFAQDIDINPGAVYKCRHCPYINTRIHGVLTHYQKRHPSVKVTAEDFVHDVEQSNDIAQNDVEETSRIFKQGFGAYRCKLCPYTHGTLEKLKIHYEKYHNQPEFDVFAQSPPKVSTSVEPDMVTEIKTSPEIAAEDVGELSVPAPHFSSSHLVSHTVFRCQLCKYFCSTRKGIARHYRIKHNNVRAQPEGKNNLFKCALCSYTNPIRKGLAAHYQKRHDIDAYYTHCLAASRTVSDKPNKVIIPSPPKDDTPQLSEELRRAVEKKKCSLCSFQSFSKKGIVSHYMKRHPGVFPKKQHASKLGGYFTAVYADEHEKPAPAEERNDFEKPEVETEAQEIEWLPFRCIKCFKLSFSTAELLCMHYTDHHSKDLKRDFTILGSGTRSQNPVYQCKHCDMKLHSTAELTAHLNGHNEEFQKRAKRQERRKQLMSKQKYADGAFADFKQERAFGHLEDVSKLKERKVVGYKCKFCVEVHPTLRAICNHLRKHVQYGNVSSVSATVKQEAEDSSNTTLMEGCEGTKDPGIVEFTEAESGASLEDETRPGGYHCSQCDRVLMSMQGLRSHERSHLALAMFTREDKYSCQYCSFVSAFRHNLDRHMQTHHGHHKPFRCKLCPFKSSYNSRLKTHILKAHAGEHAYKCSSCSFSTMTISQLKEHSLKVHGKALTLPRPRIVNLAASHAHHTSKNHTPAEEVEDSNDSSYSEPPDVQQQLNHYQSAALARNNNNISPIPLSGSAAGVEKTEAILNCEFCEFSSGYIQSIRRHYRDKHGGKKLFKCKDCSFYTGFKSAFTMHVEAGHSAVPEEGPKDLRCPLCLYHTKYKRNMIDHIVLHREERVVPIEVCRSKLSKYLQGVVFRCDKCTFTCSSDESLQQHIEKHNELKPYKCQLCYYETKHTEELDTHLRDEHKVSRNFELVGRVNLDQLEQMKGKTESSSSDEEEKEEELSPQTEERDSMMFHDSGAPEKRFPCEFCGRSFTEGSEWERHVLRHGMALNESKHRTSENSQPKEDVEETVSTLPEEKECIEQMVVDYSHNSETAVSVVAADKPLQDNSEAKNE